From the Limisphaerales bacterium genome, one window contains:
- the guaA gene encoding glutamine-hydrolyzing GMP synthase produces MREQIVILDFGSQYTQVIARRIREAKVLSTILPYHTPAAEIAALNPKGIILSGGPQSVYSRKAPLPDKKIFDLGVPMLGICFGLQLMAKYLGGKVERGTKREYGKGNLTVKDNRCELFGKLPKKLQVWNSHGDKLTKLPTGFKTVAVTENSPHAAIENRRRRFFGLQFHPEVVHTPKGKTVISNFVHKICGCGRKWTMRSYIDQAVEDIRAQVGNEHVILGLSGGVDSSVAAALLHKAIGKQLTCIFVNNGVLRANEAEAVQKLFRDNFKCNFLYEDTAKLFLRKLKGITEPERKRIIIGNTFIDVFQKATRKVGKAKFLAQGTLYPDVIESVPIDGNPASLIKSHHNVGGLPKNMKFKLVEPLRNLFKDEVRLLGLELGLPKDVVWRQPFPGPGLAVRLLGEVTEERLEILRNADRIVMSSIRDAGWYYKVWQSFAVLLPVKSVGVMGDERTYEFTIAVRVVDSQDGMTADWVKLPPALLETISNRIINEVDGVNRVCYDITSKPPGTIEWE; encoded by the coding sequence ATGCGGGAGCAAATTGTCATTCTTGATTTTGGGTCGCAATACACGCAGGTGATTGCGCGGCGCATTCGTGAGGCCAAGGTGCTTTCCACAATCCTGCCCTATCACACGCCCGCAGCAGAGATCGCCGCGCTGAACCCCAAGGGCATCATTCTTTCTGGCGGACCTCAGAGTGTTTACAGCCGCAAAGCGCCGTTACCGGACAAAAAAATCTTCGACCTCGGCGTGCCCATGTTGGGCATTTGTTTCGGGCTGCAGCTGATGGCCAAATATCTAGGCGGCAAAGTCGAGCGCGGCACCAAACGCGAGTACGGTAAAGGCAATCTTACGGTGAAAGACAACCGGTGCGAGTTGTTTGGCAAACTGCCAAAGAAATTGCAGGTATGGAATTCTCACGGCGACAAACTCACTAAACTGCCGACCGGCTTCAAGACCGTTGCCGTCACCGAGAATTCCCCGCACGCGGCGATCGAAAATCGCAGGCGACGCTTCTTTGGCCTGCAATTTCATCCCGAAGTGGTCCACACGCCCAAAGGCAAAACGGTCATCAGCAATTTCGTGCACAAAATTTGCGGCTGCGGACGCAAGTGGACTATGCGCAGCTACATCGATCAGGCCGTGGAAGACATCCGCGCGCAGGTCGGCAATGAACACGTCATCCTCGGCCTCTCCGGCGGCGTGGATTCCAGCGTGGCCGCTGCGCTGCTGCACAAAGCCATTGGCAAACAGCTCACCTGCATTTTTGTAAACAACGGCGTACTGCGCGCCAACGAAGCCGAGGCGGTGCAAAAACTTTTTCGCGATAATTTCAAATGCAACTTTCTGTATGAGGACACCGCCAAATTGTTTCTACGCAAACTCAAGGGCATCACCGAACCCGAACGCAAACGCATAATCATCGGCAACACTTTCATCGACGTGTTCCAAAAAGCCACCCGCAAAGTCGGCAAAGCCAAATTCCTCGCGCAAGGCACACTCTATCCCGACGTCATTGAATCCGTGCCCATCGACGGCAACCCCGCCTCGCTCATCAAGAGCCACCACAACGTCGGCGGCCTGCCCAAGAACATGAAATTCAAACTCGTCGAGCCGCTGCGGAATTTGTTTAAAGACGAAGTGCGCCTGCTCGGCCTTGAGCTTGGCCTGCCCAAAGACGTCGTCTGGCGCCAACCCTTCCCCGGTCCCGGCCTCGCCGTGCGCTTGCTCGGCGAAGTCACCGAAGAACGCCTCGAAATCCTCCGCAACGCCGATCGCATTGTGATGTCCTCCATCCGCGACGCCGGTTGGTACTACAAAGTGTGGCAAAGTTTCGCCGTGCTGCTCCCCGTAAAAAGTGTCGGCGTGATGGGCGACGAACGCACCTACGAATTCACCATCGCCGTCCGCGTTGTAGACAGCCAAGACGGGATGACCGCCGACTGGGTCAAACTCCCCCCCGCCCTGCTCGAAACAATCTCTAACCGAATCATCAACGAAGTAGACGGCGTCAACCGGGTCTGCTACGACATCACCAGCAAACCGCCCGGAACGATCGAATGGGAGTGA
- a CDS encoding S8 family serine peptidase — protein MNNKSTQPAAWAAVFSLTALLLWWGISKTQNNSASSRATSPQQRIGAAERLAGMRERALSAARLVREQASVRQANLDSEPIQGAFVLNHASSSTGEVSQKHWRAHAVRKAKPLAAELPKGTVMFRGQPAHPSRVMARVKLGTSNADLRSALDGIGAQIVNPPNALGWVAIDLPAAEGERAALDGEMQLMTGLKLLQGTDAFQSAEPDYVLTRAGEPTDEGYANGWLWGLRNTGQNGGRAGIDIGTAKAWEVTTGSTDVLVAVIDTGIRHTHQELRNQMWVNPDEIAGNGIDDDGDGYIDNVHGIDVINNDGDPMDDHGHGTHCAGTIGASANDGYAHVGVAWDVRLMGCKFLSAQGSGYTSGAVTCIDFAVSKGAKVLSNSWGGGGFSQSLYDAIQRAQDAGVLFIAAAGNSGLDTDNSPNYPSAYDLDNIIAVAAIDRSGNLASWSNFGKTTVDLGAPGVDIFSTVADSDDSYAYYSGTSMATPHVAGVMALLLAHDRSLSAAQAKARLLNTSVFLDSLRGRTVSGGLANAGNAVDGSDDGSLELTLAVSEDPLRGGRTAAVFASVTDVTPVTGATVTGDAGGDSLSFADDGVAPDVNANDGVYSATLDVPDDSAITELVITAEGSAPDKDPASASLTVAVVHPPANDDFEESADLSGRRASLSGFTNVAATAEDGEPRHYWLKAQKSVWFTWTAPRSGRGDITLRGSDFDTVMAVYRGNTLDGLRRVARDDDSGGRLTSRVRFNVRRGLTYHIAVDGWRGAEGNIEGRLIVKKRKPFRRTPKRPWWQWR, from the coding sequence ATGAATAATAAATCGACCCAACCGGCCGCGTGGGCGGCGGTTTTCAGCCTCACCGCTCTTCTGCTTTGGTGGGGAATTTCCAAAACTCAAAACAACTCGGCTTCTTCTCGAGCAACCTCGCCGCAGCAGCGCATTGGGGCGGCGGAGCGGTTGGCGGGGATGCGAGAACGTGCGCTATCAGCCGCTCGTTTGGTGCGTGAACAGGCAAGCGTTCGACAGGCGAATCTCGATTCGGAACCGATTCAGGGTGCGTTTGTATTAAACCATGCCTCATCTTCCACAGGCGAGGTGAGTCAAAAACATTGGCGCGCGCACGCGGTTCGGAAAGCCAAGCCGTTAGCGGCGGAGTTACCGAAAGGCACGGTGATGTTTCGCGGGCAACCGGCGCATCCTTCGCGGGTGATGGCACGGGTGAAACTGGGGACGTCCAATGCGGATTTACGATCGGCGTTGGATGGCATCGGCGCGCAAATTGTAAATCCACCCAATGCGCTTGGCTGGGTGGCAATCGACTTGCCGGCGGCGGAGGGCGAGCGCGCGGCGTTGGATGGCGAGATGCAGTTGATGACGGGGCTGAAGTTGCTGCAAGGCACGGATGCATTCCAATCAGCTGAGCCGGATTATGTACTCACGCGCGCGGGCGAGCCCACCGATGAAGGCTACGCCAACGGCTGGCTGTGGGGCCTGCGCAACACGGGCCAAAACGGCGGGCGCGCGGGCATCGACATCGGCACGGCGAAAGCGTGGGAAGTGACAACCGGTTCCACGGATGTGTTAGTGGCGGTCATCGACACAGGCATTCGCCACACGCACCAGGAGTTGCGAAACCAAATGTGGGTAAATCCTGACGAGATTGCCGGTAACGGCATTGATGACGACGGCGATGGTTACATCGATAATGTGCACGGCATTGACGTCATCAATAACGACGGTGATCCGATGGATGATCACGGGCACGGCACGCATTGCGCGGGCACGATCGGCGCGTCGGCCAATGATGGCTACGCGCACGTGGGCGTGGCTTGGGACGTGCGCCTGATGGGATGCAAATTCCTCAGCGCTCAAGGCAGCGGCTACACCAGCGGCGCAGTGACGTGCATTGACTTCGCGGTGAGCAAAGGCGCCAAAGTGCTCAGCAACAGCTGGGGCGGCGGCGGCTTCAGCCAAAGCCTGTACGACGCCATCCAACGCGCGCAGGATGCCGGCGTCCTGTTCATCGCGGCGGCGGGCAACAGCGGATTGGATACCGACAACTCGCCCAACTATCCCAGTGCGTATGATCTCGATAACATCATCGCGGTGGCCGCGATTGACCGATCGGGCAACCTCGCCAGTTGGTCTAATTTCGGCAAAACCACTGTCGACCTCGGCGCGCCGGGCGTGGATATTTTTTCCACGGTGGCTGACTCCGACGACAGTTACGCCTACTACAGCGGCACCAGCATGGCCACGCCGCACGTGGCAGGCGTAATGGCACTGCTGCTGGCTCACGACCGCTCGTTGAGCGCAGCGCAGGCCAAGGCGCGGTTGCTAAACACCAGCGTGTTTTTGGATTCACTCCGCGGTCGCACCGTCAGCGGCGGACTCGCCAACGCGGGCAATGCAGTGGATGGCAGCGACGATGGTTCACTGGAGCTGACGCTCGCTGTTTCGGAAGACCCATTACGCGGCGGACGAACGGCGGCGGTGTTCGCAAGCGTAACGGATGTGACGCCGGTGACCGGTGCCACGGTGACCGGTGATGCCGGCGGCGATTCGTTGAGCTTCGCCGATGATGGCGTGGCTCCGGATGTCAACGCGAACGACGGCGTCTACTCGGCGACGTTGGACGTGCCGGACGACTCGGCGATCACCGAATTGGTCATCACCGCCGAAGGCAGTGCGCCGGATAAAGATCCGGCCAGCGCAAGCCTCACGGTGGCGGTCGTTCACCCGCCGGCGAATGATGACTTCGAGGAATCAGCCGACTTGAGCGGACGCCGGGCGAGCTTGTCCGGCTTCACGAATGTGGCGGCCACAGCGGAAGATGGCGAGCCTCGCCATTATTGGCTGAAGGCGCAGAAATCGGTTTGGTTCACCTGGACCGCTCCGCGCTCGGGTCGGGGTGATATCACCCTCCGCGGCAGCGACTTCGACACGGTGATGGCGGTTTACCGCGGGAACACGCTCGATGGCTTGCGACGCGTGGCGCGCGATGATGACAGCGGCGGGCGACTCACCAGCCGCGTGCGGTTTAACGTACGGCGCGGTCTAACGTACCACATCGCCGTAGACGGCTGGCGCGGCGCGGAAGGCAATATTGAAGGGCGATTGATCGTCAAAAAACGCAAACCCTTCCGCCGAACCCCCAAGCGCCCTTGGTGGCAATGGCGCTAA
- a CDS encoding DUF1080 domain-containing protein, whose amino-acid sequence MTHLKKIVLGPFFAICISQPTVAAPKAGAFLNAKDAGAAFQIQGEYAVKLAGVQVIALGDGKYRAVIHKGGLPGAGWDKGKKIELDGAATTSGANFPEANGWAAQITGGTLRLTAPNADALKLEAIQRKSPTLGSRPPKGATILFDGTDAKQFKPGKITKDGLLEQGANSVQRFQSHRLHIEFRLPFQPKARGQGRGNSGCYLQGRYEVQMLDSFGLAGKHNECGGIYTIKAPDVNMCFPPLSWQTYDIDFTAAQFKDGKKVADAVITVFHNGVKIHDQVKLPKRTTASPLAEGPDPGFIHLQNHGNPVRYRNIWVLEK is encoded by the coding sequence ATGACACACTTAAAAAAAATCGTTCTTGGGCCGTTTTTCGCCATTTGCATTTCTCAACCCACAGTTGCCGCGCCAAAAGCCGGGGCATTTCTCAACGCCAAGGATGCCGGAGCTGCATTCCAAATCCAGGGTGAATATGCCGTCAAACTCGCCGGCGTGCAGGTGATCGCGCTGGGTGATGGCAAGTACCGTGCTGTGATTCATAAAGGGGGCTTGCCCGGCGCTGGCTGGGACAAAGGCAAAAAGATCGAACTCGACGGCGCCGCCACCACCTCCGGCGCGAATTTCCCCGAGGCCAATGGCTGGGCCGCGCAAATCACCGGCGGCACACTGCGCCTCACCGCGCCCAACGCGGATGCGCTCAAGCTCGAAGCCATCCAACGTAAAAGCCCCACGCTCGGCAGCCGTCCGCCCAAGGGCGCGACCATCCTGTTCGATGGCACGGATGCCAAACAATTCAAGCCCGGCAAAATCACAAAGGACGGTTTGCTCGAGCAAGGCGCGAACAGCGTTCAACGTTTTCAAAGCCATCGGTTGCACATTGAGTTTCGTCTCCCTTTCCAACCCAAAGCGCGCGGGCAAGGGCGGGGCAACAGCGGCTGTTATCTGCAAGGCCGGTACGAGGTGCAGATGCTCGACTCCTTCGGCCTCGCCGGTAAACACAACGAATGCGGCGGTATCTACACCATCAAAGCCCCCGACGTGAATATGTGTTTCCCGCCGCTTTCGTGGCAAACGTACGACATCGACTTCACCGCTGCTCAATTCAAGGACGGCAAGAAGGTGGCTGACGCGGTCATCACCGTTTTCCACAACGGCGTGAAGATTCACGACCAAGTGAAACTCCCCAAACGCACTACCGCCAGCCCATTAGCCGAAGGCCCCGATCCGGGATTTATACATTTGCAAAACCACGGTAACCCTGTTCGGTACCGAAATATTTGGGTTTTGGAGAAGTAA
- a CDS encoding prepilin-type N-terminal cleavage/methylation domain-containing protein, translating into MQAGTSNHARRGFTLIELLVVIAIIGILASILLPVLARAKNKANRLRCISNLRQVTMALTGFANDYNSRLPWLLTLEEQTEVSAGLTGAQPFPNQAPANRRVRDVSTLFCIPIIRNALSTPKTLLSPCDPQAESVNENMASNFSSLRQMDIKGLSYSVCHGGDQLLPNTIVGLSRNTEHPCLKPFGSRWFMNNYQAVCVTVMNPPGNSTRFVGADELGETTPAAEVTRLSPYIMAQLNKDQGQMSLADGSVNQVDAGNFETAINAHLKSIGGSTIGKPQTSISRPFQPASVIGGNGVNGK; encoded by the coding sequence ATGCAAGCTGGCACCTCAAACCACGCCCGTCGCGGGTTTACATTGATCGAGCTTCTGGTGGTGATCGCCATCATCGGCATACTGGCATCGATCCTTTTGCCGGTATTGGCGCGGGCAAAAAACAAGGCGAACCGCTTGCGTTGCATCAGCAATCTCCGGCAAGTCACGATGGCCCTCACCGGGTTTGCCAATGATTATAACAGCCGACTTCCGTGGCTGTTAACCTTGGAAGAACAAACGGAAGTCTCCGCCGGACTCACGGGTGCCCAGCCATTCCCTAATCAGGCTCCGGCCAACCGTCGGGTGCGCGATGTGTCGACACTGTTTTGTATCCCCATCATTCGCAACGCGCTGAGCACACCAAAAACCCTGCTATCGCCGTGCGATCCACAGGCAGAATCCGTCAACGAAAACATGGCCTCAAATTTTAGTTCGCTGCGGCAAATGGATATCAAAGGCCTCAGTTATTCTGTGTGTCACGGGGGCGACCAGCTACTGCCCAATACCATCGTGGGCCTCTCCCGCAATACCGAACATCCCTGCCTCAAACCTTTTGGAAGCCGCTGGTTTATGAATAATTATCAGGCTGTCTGCGTTACGGTTATGAATCCGCCGGGCAATTCCACCCGATTTGTGGGCGCGGATGAACTTGGCGAAACCACGCCGGCGGCCGAGGTGACGCGGCTCTCACCGTATATCATGGCCCAGCTCAACAAAGACCAAGGCCAAATGTCGTTGGCCGATGGCAGCGTGAATCAGGTGGACGCCGGGAATTTTGAAACAGCGATCAATGCGCACCTCAAATCAATCGGCGGCTCCACTATCGGCAAACCGCAAACCAGCATCAGCCGACCATTCCAGCCCGCTTCTGTGATCGGCGGTAACGGGGTGAACGGAAAATAA
- a CDS encoding GDP-L-fucose synthase, translated as MTVDARIYVAGHRGLAGSAIWRALEAVGHTNLIGRTHAELDLLDTAAVEKFFETETPEYIFIAAARVGGIKANSTLPAQFLFENLRIQNNLIDGAHRHGVKKVLFLGSSCIYPKLSPQPMQEAHLLTGPLEPTNEWYAIAKIAGIKMCQAYRRQYGCDFIAAMPTNLYGPNDNYDPEGSHVLPAMIRRFHEAKTSGAESVSCWGSGSPLREFLHSDDLARACVFLMENFSEENFINVGLGTELSIRELSELVADVVGYQGTLDWDTSQPDGTPRKLMDGSRLEAMGWKPQVDLRKGIAAAYAEFQEKYA; from the coding sequence TTGACAGTCGACGCCCGCATTTACGTGGCCGGCCATCGCGGCCTTGCGGGCAGCGCCATCTGGCGCGCGCTCGAAGCAGTCGGGCACACCAATCTCATCGGGCGTACCCACGCGGAATTGGATTTGCTGGACACCGCTGCGGTGGAAAAATTTTTTGAGACGGAAACTCCTGAGTACATTTTCATCGCCGCCGCGCGCGTGGGCGGCATCAAGGCCAACAGCACGTTGCCCGCGCAGTTTCTGTTTGAAAATCTACGCATCCAAAATAATCTCATCGACGGGGCCCATCGGCACGGCGTGAAGAAGGTGCTCTTTCTTGGCAGCTCCTGTATTTATCCCAAACTGTCGCCTCAACCGATGCAGGAGGCGCACTTACTCACCGGCCCGTTAGAGCCCACCAACGAATGGTACGCGATTGCAAAAATTGCCGGCATCAAAATGTGCCAAGCCTATCGACGGCAATACGGTTGCGATTTTATTGCCGCAATGCCGACGAATCTTTACGGGCCGAATGACAATTATGATCCGGAGGGATCGCACGTGTTACCGGCGATGATCCGGCGTTTTCACGAAGCCAAAACGAGCGGAGCCGAATCAGTGAGTTGCTGGGGCAGCGGCTCGCCGTTGCGGGAGTTTTTACACAGTGATGACTTGGCACGCGCCTGTGTTTTCCTCATGGAAAATTTCAGCGAGGAAAATTTTATCAACGTCGGTCTCGGCACGGAATTATCCATTCGCGAACTTTCGGAATTGGTTGCCGACGTGGTGGGATACCAAGGCACTCTTGATTGGGACACCTCTCAACCCGACGGCACCCCGCGCAAGTTAATGGATGGCTCCCGGCTCGAAGCGATGGGCTGGAAGCCGCAAGTCGATTTGCGCAAGGGCATCGCGGCGGCGTACGCCGAGTTTCAGGAAAAGTACGCCTAA
- a CDS encoding peroxiredoxin: protein MRIIFALMCMGAITASATDLARLPKVGAAAPGIQCRDQANKPWSLADTLERHDVKAVLLYFYPKDDTPACTKQALALRDNVGTLGQKGVQVVGVSFDTIASHQRFIKKSQLNFTLLSDPNGKVADTYGVRVPNRALARRVSFLIGKNGKILAVHDNRNPAQHLPKMQAAIEAHLH from the coding sequence ATGAGAATCATTTTTGCATTGATGTGTATGGGGGCGATCACCGCCTCCGCCACCGACTTGGCCAGATTGCCCAAAGTGGGCGCGGCCGCGCCGGGCATCCAATGCCGCGATCAGGCTAATAAACCGTGGAGCCTTGCCGACACGCTGGAGCGGCACGATGTGAAGGCGGTGTTGCTTTATTTTTATCCCAAAGACGACACCCCCGCCTGCACCAAACAAGCCCTCGCCCTGCGCGACAACGTGGGCACGCTCGGACAAAAAGGCGTGCAAGTGGTGGGCGTAAGTTTTGACACCATCGCCAGTCACCAGCGCTTCATCAAGAAATCCCAACTCAACTTTACATTGCTCTCCGATCCCAATGGCAAAGTAGCCGATACTTATGGCGTACGCGTTCCCAATCGCGCACTGGCCCGTCGCGTGAGTTTTCTCATTGGCAAGAACGGCAAAATCCTCGCCGTCCACGATAACCGAAACCCCGCCCAGCACCTGCCCAAAATGCAGGCGGCCATCGAAGCACATCTCCATTGA